The Paenibacillus sp. FSL R7-0204 genome includes a region encoding these proteins:
- a CDS encoding metal-dependent hydrolase, with amino-acid sequence MKITYHGHSCVQIEVNGKSLIIDPFISGNSAAVTKVEDIKTDAVLLTHAHMDHILDALPIAEQNQAVVVANVELAGHLGGQGAKKTIGMNIGGTVDLGFAKATMIHAFHTSSITLEDGQRIYGGTPAGFIIEADGHTVLHAGDTGLFGDLKMFGELYEIDLAILPIGGHFTMGPEHALIAAKWLGARQVLPVHYNTFPPIKQDAGAFVQALEEAGIRGSALAYGETLEL; translated from the coding sequence ATGAAAATTACCTACCACGGCCATTCCTGTGTTCAAATTGAGGTGAATGGCAAATCGCTGATCATCGACCCATTCATTAGCGGTAACTCTGCGGCGGTGACGAAGGTAGAGGATATTAAGACAGATGCTGTTCTGCTGACTCATGCCCATATGGATCATATCCTGGACGCTCTGCCGATTGCCGAGCAGAATCAGGCGGTGGTTGTAGCCAACGTGGAACTGGCGGGCCATCTGGGGGGCCAGGGAGCGAAAAAGACCATCGGGATGAACATTGGAGGGACGGTGGACCTTGGTTTTGCCAAGGCGACGATGATTCATGCCTTCCACACCTCAAGCATCACGCTGGAGGATGGACAGAGGATCTATGGCGGAACCCCGGCGGGTTTCATTATTGAGGCGGACGGACACACGGTGCTGCATGCAGGGGATACAGGGCTGTTCGGTGACTTGAAAATGTTCGGGGAGCTGTATGAGATCGACCTCGCGATCCTGCCAATCGGCGGACACTTCACCATGGGGCCGGAGCATGCGCTTATCGCGGCGAAGTGGCTGGGTGCAAGACAGGTCCTTCCGGTTCACTACAATACCTTCCCGCCAATCAAGCAGGATGCCGGGGCCTTCGTTCAGGCGCTGGAGGAGGCAGGAATCCGAGGCTCGGCGCTTGCATATGGAGAGACGCTGGAGCTGTAG
- a CDS encoding alpha/beta fold hydrolase, producing MEHWIRVEPNVKVYVNDLNPLGTKTILFIHGWPANHQMFEYQYNQLVPMGYRCIGMDMRGFGRSDKPLDGYDYNRLADDIRCVIGALGLHNITLGGHSTGGAVAIRYMARHKGYGVSKLALFASAAPSLIQRPGFPYGTTREAIEQIIQSTYKDRPKMLHDFGDIFFYQPVSQPFSDWFFLLGLEAASWSTIAVSNAWLAEELFDDLPRIQLPTLILHGVHDQVCFFPLAEAQHQGIKHSVLIPFENSGHGLFYDERDRFNRELSSFAQ from the coding sequence ATGGAACATTGGATTAGAGTAGAACCGAATGTGAAGGTGTATGTGAATGATCTTAACCCGCTTGGCACCAAAACAATACTCTTCATTCACGGCTGGCCAGCAAATCACCAAATGTTCGAATACCAGTACAATCAGCTTGTGCCCATGGGTTACCGCTGCATTGGAATGGATATGAGAGGCTTCGGCCGGTCTGACAAACCGCTTGACGGGTACGATTACAACCGTCTCGCAGATGATATCCGCTGTGTAATCGGCGCCTTGGGACTGCACAATATTACACTCGGCGGGCACTCTACCGGCGGAGCTGTAGCGATCCGGTATATGGCCCGGCACAAGGGATATGGTGTCTCCAAGCTGGCCTTATTCGCTTCCGCAGCCCCCAGTCTGATTCAGCGGCCGGGCTTCCCTTATGGCACGACCAGAGAAGCTATAGAGCAGATTATCCAGTCCACCTACAAGGACCGCCCCAAGATGCTGCATGATTTCGGCGATATTTTCTTCTATCAGCCGGTATCACAGCCGTTCTCGGACTGGTTCTTCCTGTTAGGACTGGAGGCGGCAAGCTGGTCCACTATCGCAGTCTCCAACGCCTGGCTGGCCGAAGAGTTGTTCGATGATCTCCCCCGGATACAGCTGCCTACCCTTATTCTGCACGGGGTTCATGATCAGGTGTGCTTCTTCCCGCTGGCCGAGGCACAGCATCAAGGGATTAAGCATTCGGTCCTTATTCCCTTTGAGAACAGCGGCCACGGATTATTCTATGACGAGCGGGACCGGTTCAACCGGGAGCTGTCCAGTTTCGCCCAGTAG
- a CDS encoding phosphotransferase family protein produces MNNVLSGIRWQEQGADSERLLARLEEAAVTPMKGGLEAEVCGITLPDRKLVLKIWNRESRPDVSIQYQVLEQLFRQGCAVSQPYAWGLDAEGHQVLLTSFDGMPVKKVNADSLSAIAANLLDVHKLHIDSASGLKVPAYDFADYFFPAWAEQPEIRTLAQELAERGKLTAHQLIHGDYHLGNILEASGAFTIIDWTNVQLGDPRYDISWSILLFRVYLAERNASLYRSAFAANSRYSPAELELFEALAALRWLQLHRTTGVPIQRNTLKAIRALIRENRYVPDSLTESL; encoded by the coding sequence ATGAATAATGTTCTGAGCGGTATCCGCTGGCAAGAGCAGGGCGCAGATAGTGAACGGCTGCTGGCAAGGCTGGAAGAGGCGGCCGTTACCCCGATGAAGGGGGGACTGGAAGCTGAGGTGTGCGGCATTACACTGCCGGATAGGAAGCTTGTACTGAAAATATGGAACCGCGAGTCCCGGCCGGACGTCTCGATCCAGTATCAAGTGCTGGAGCAGCTGTTCCGGCAGGGCTGCGCGGTCTCACAGCCGTATGCCTGGGGTCTAGACGCTGAGGGTCATCAGGTGCTGTTAACCAGCTTCGATGGTATGCCTGTTAAGAAGGTAAATGCGGATAGTCTTTCCGCCATAGCAGCCAATCTGCTTGATGTACATAAGCTGCACATTGATTCAGCCAGCGGCTTGAAGGTACCGGCTTATGATTTCGCAGATTACTTCTTCCCTGCCTGGGCGGAGCAGCCGGAGATCCGAACGCTGGCGCAGGAGCTGGCGGAGCGGGGCAAGCTGACTGCCCACCAGCTGATTCATGGTGATTATCATCTGGGCAATATTCTGGAGGCTTCCGGGGCATTTACCATCATAGACTGGACGAATGTTCAGCTTGGCGATCCGAGGTATGATATTTCGTGGTCTATTTTGCTCTTTAGAGTGTATTTGGCGGAGCGGAATGCCAGTCTATACCGGTCAGCCTTTGCCGCCAACAGCAGGTATAGCCCGGCAGAGCTGGAGCTATTCGAGGCATTGGCTGCCCTGCGCTGGCTTCAGCTGCACCGGACAACGGGTGTCCCGATTCAGCGGAACACGCTGAAGGCGATCCGGGCGCTAATACGGGAGAACCGGTACGTGCCGGATAGTCTGACTGAATCCTTGTAG
- a CDS encoding DegV family protein, translating to MPIKIITDSGSDLPPEYTKQYDISIVHLPVHFGHELMPDDMNAKDFYDKMHETKELPTTASPSPQTFLDSFKQVEAGTDILVICMSSNISSTYQTAMIAKEMYEEEGHPNAIEIIDSKLFSGGLTLIVAMAAKWSLTAASLAELKDRVLKKVEETTAYFTLDTLENVIKGGRLSRISGAVASVLNIKLLLKISDEGIVEVVEKTRGLPKALTHLLAKLDQKQHDYEQAVIAIVHSNCETLALEIKRRILEKHPFKEVLLSTMGPVMGTYAGQGGIGVAF from the coding sequence ATGCCCATCAAGATAATTACGGATAGCGGTTCGGATCTACCCCCTGAATACACGAAGCAGTATGACATCTCCATTGTTCATTTGCCGGTCCATTTCGGCCATGAGCTAATGCCGGATGATATGAATGCCAAGGATTTCTATGACAAAATGCATGAAACGAAGGAGCTGCCGACGACTGCAAGCCCGAGTCCGCAGACCTTCCTGGACAGCTTCAAGCAAGTGGAAGCAGGCACTGACATTCTGGTCATCTGCATGTCCTCTAATATTAGCAGTACTTATCAGACCGCAATGATCGCGAAGGAGATGTACGAGGAAGAAGGACATCCGAATGCGATTGAAATTATAGATTCCAAGCTGTTCTCCGGCGGCTTGACCCTGATTGTCGCTATGGCGGCCAAATGGTCACTTACCGCAGCAAGTCTGGCTGAACTGAAGGACAGAGTGCTGAAAAAGGTCGAAGAGACGACTGCGTACTTCACGCTGGATACCCTGGAGAATGTAATCAAGGGCGGACGGCTGAGCCGGATCTCCGGCGCTGTGGCTTCCGTGCTGAACATCAAGCTGCTGCTGAAGATCAGCGACGAGGGTATCGTTGAAGTGGTCGAGAAGACGCGCGGACTGCCCAAGGCGCTGACCCATTTGCTCGCTAAGCTGGACCAGAAGCAGCATGATTATGAGCAGGCGGTAATCGCCATTGTGCATAGCAATTGTGAGACGCTGGCGCTGGAGATCAAGCGGCGTATTCTGGAGAAGCATCCTTTCAAGGAGGTTCTGCTGTCCACGATGGGACCCGTGATGGGAACCTATGCCGGCCAGGGCGGGATAGGCGTGGCTTTTTAA
- a CDS encoding helix-turn-helix domain-containing protein yields the protein MSKGRMFYSIFIPILILGVGLVTGFGSYIYISTIDSVVERFSSSKQSYIEQIKNNLEHKIQTIEYAFNTYSTTSSFQEVVTHPITEQDFIAYRNVNSQLNYIASMAAEGTEYSLISLVQNWQILNEKLSNLSAGEVQQLREQYIENQEQSLFWMKTDKGIRFVNTLPVFSSKKQAIALSDISLHTLNATINSGEDAYVYILNKHGELMYESDPGNGLIAPEQFGKLAGTINSMEDKGTVQQEVSGRGSLKLIYAKSSYNNWIYLTVLDQAEITRSLEMTKFGISAMGLLSILLIWVVAYMISQYFTKPIEQLKRSLPVIPQVNSRNELEYIRHSIDTIISEKASLESLIESEMPRLETQLILNLFRSRVSAEELEQSLLRFGYNLSEKHRYAAMLIQLDSLGDREASDKDVLLLAVNKMVEELIPAGQRLQPIILNDDTQATILTFTGSSDAAMNKEVLDYATALLKAVRDYLKVSISIGISNFYSNLLESKEAGEMSKQALHQRLNLGKESIIFYEDISMVVSGPVSLHYPAELETQLFNAIRLGDKEQVTAALYPFLAELMGKNKSTLKFEVMLVRLVNNLIQLEQHLGVSVLLTQDNNKLYHRLLDIRNPEEMERMLVQEVIYPMMYSMKDKTSQQFRCLSDKITDIVHAEYDRELTLEGIGERLHYNPNYLSSIFKKEYGTAFSEYLMNYRLEMAKRWLTETDMTIKEIAERLQYHNPQNFIRSFRKKEQVTPGAYRKLKQGEQQIF from the coding sequence ATGAGCAAAGGAAGAATGTTCTACAGCATTTTTATACCTATACTAATTCTGGGCGTGGGACTGGTGACCGGCTTCGGAAGCTATATCTACATCAGTACCATCGATTCTGTGGTCGAGCGGTTCTCCAGCAGCAAGCAGAGCTATATCGAGCAGATTAAGAACAATTTGGAGCATAAGATCCAAACGATAGAATACGCGTTCAACACCTATAGCACCACCAGCTCTTTTCAGGAGGTTGTGACCCATCCGATTACCGAGCAAGACTTTATCGCCTACCGGAATGTGAATTCGCAGCTGAATTATATCGCCTCCATGGCGGCTGAAGGGACGGAATATTCGCTGATCAGTCTGGTGCAGAACTGGCAGATCCTGAATGAGAAGCTCAGCAATCTCAGTGCCGGGGAGGTTCAGCAGCTCCGGGAGCAGTATATTGAGAATCAGGAGCAGAGCCTCTTCTGGATGAAAACGGACAAAGGCATCCGGTTCGTGAATACACTGCCGGTGTTCTCCAGTAAGAAGCAGGCGATTGCCTTATCCGACATTTCATTACATACCCTGAATGCCACGATAAACAGCGGGGAGGATGCCTATGTCTACATTTTGAACAAGCATGGTGAACTGATGTATGAATCCGATCCTGGCAACGGGCTGATAGCCCCGGAGCAATTCGGCAAGCTTGCCGGAACGATCAATTCCATGGAGGACAAGGGGACGGTCCAGCAGGAGGTCTCCGGCCGCGGCAGTCTTAAGCTTATCTACGCCAAGTCCTCGTATAATAACTGGATCTATCTGACCGTGCTGGATCAGGCGGAGATTACCCGCTCTCTGGAGATGACCAAGTTCGGGATCTCCGCGATGGGGCTGCTGTCGATTCTCCTGATCTGGGTGGTGGCTTATATGATCTCCCAATATTTCACCAAGCCGATTGAGCAGCTTAAGCGCAGTCTGCCCGTTATTCCACAGGTGAACTCCAGGAATGAGCTGGAATATATCCGGCATTCGATTGATACGATTATCTCGGAGAAGGCTTCGCTTGAGAGTCTGATCGAATCGGAAATGCCCCGGCTGGAGACGCAGCTGATCCTGAATCTGTTCCGCAGCCGCGTCTCGGCTGAGGAGCTGGAGCAGAGTCTGCTCCGGTTCGGGTACAACCTGTCAGAGAAGCACCGTTATGCGGCGATGCTGATTCAGCTGGACAGCCTGGGCGACCGGGAGGCCTCGGACAAGGATGTTCTGCTGCTTGCCGTCAATAAGATGGTGGAGGAGCTGATCCCCGCAGGTCAGCGGCTGCAGCCGATTATCCTGAATGATGATACCCAGGCCACGATCCTGACCTTCACCGGGTCCAGCGATGCCGCAATGAATAAAGAAGTGCTGGATTATGCCACGGCACTCCTGAAGGCGGTGCGCGATTATCTGAAGGTGTCGATCAGCATCGGCATCAGCAACTTTTACAGCAATCTGTTAGAGAGTAAGGAAGCCGGAGAGATGAGCAAGCAGGCCCTGCATCAGCGGCTGAATCTGGGCAAGGAATCGATTATTTTCTATGAGGATATCTCCATGGTTGTCTCCGGTCCGGTGTCGCTGCATTATCCGGCAGAGCTGGAGACGCAATTGTTCAATGCCATCCGGCTGGGGGATAAGGAGCAGGTCACCGCTGCGCTCTATCCGTTCCTGGCGGAGCTGATGGGCAAGAACAAGAGCACTCTGAAATTCGAGGTCATGCTGGTGCGGCTCGTGAATAATCTGATTCAGCTGGAGCAGCATCTGGGGGTTAGCGTCCTGTTGACCCAGGATAACAATAAGCTGTATCACCGCCTGCTGGACATCCGCAATCCCGAAGAGATGGAGCGGATGCTGGTGCAGGAGGTTATTTACCCCATGATGTACAGCATGAAGGACAAGACCAGCCAGCAGTTCCGCTGTCTCTCGGATAAGATCACCGATATTGTGCACGCGGAATATGACCGTGAGCTTACGCTGGAGGGGATCGGCGAGCGGCTTCATTACAATCCGAATTATCTGAGCAGCATCTTCAAAAAAGAGTACGGCACCGCCTTCAGCGAATACCTCATGAACTACCGCCTGGAGATGGCCAAACGGTGGCTGACGGAGACGGATATGACGATCAAGGAGATTGCCGAGCGGCTGCAGTATCATAATCCGCAGAATTTCATCCGCTCCTTCCGCAAGAAGGAGCAAGTTACGCCTGGCGCTTACCGGAAGCTGAAGCAGGGCGAGCAGCAGATATTTTAG
- a CDS encoding carbohydrate ABC transporter permease, with product MNHSSRRKESVGGRIFTFVNTAILVLIALVCLLPFINIIASSFATTQEVMAKRFILFPTTFSLDAYRYILSTPTIFRGLGVSVGVTIAGTVVSMLLTALMAYGLSRRYLPARNTINFIVVFSMLFSGGMIPTFLVVKSVGLINSYGSLIFPVAVNAFNMIIMRNFFQALPDSLEESAKIDGSNDFGIFMRIMLPLALPSIATISLFYAVAYWNTYMNAILYMNDSAKWPIQVLLRQIVIVSSGMQAEGSSVDIVPPAQTIKMAVIVIATVPMLAAYPFVQKHFTKGALLGAVKG from the coding sequence ATGAACCATAGCTCACGTAGAAAAGAATCGGTCGGCGGAAGGATCTTCACCTTCGTTAATACAGCCATACTCGTTCTGATTGCGCTTGTCTGCTTATTGCCCTTCATCAATATCATTGCCAGCTCCTTCGCTACCACCCAGGAGGTCATGGCCAAGCGGTTCATCCTATTCCCGACTACCTTCTCCCTGGACGCGTACCGCTACATTCTCTCAACGCCTACCATCTTCCGGGGACTCGGGGTATCCGTAGGTGTCACTATTGCAGGAACCGTAGTCAGTATGCTGCTTACCGCGCTGATGGCCTACGGCTTGTCCAGGAGATACCTGCCTGCCCGCAATACGATTAACTTCATCGTCGTCTTCTCCATGCTGTTCAGCGGCGGAATGATCCCCACCTTCCTGGTCGTCAAAAGCGTCGGCCTGATCAACTCGTACGGGTCCCTGATCTTCCCGGTTGCCGTCAATGCCTTCAACATGATTATCATGCGCAACTTCTTCCAGGCGCTGCCTGACAGTCTGGAGGAGTCCGCCAAGATCGACGGAAGCAATGACTTCGGAATCTTCATGCGGATCATGCTGCCGCTGGCCCTGCCTTCCATCGCCACCATCTCCCTGTTCTATGCGGTTGCTTACTGGAATACGTACATGAACGCGATCCTCTATATGAATGATTCGGCAAAATGGCCGATCCAGGTGCTGCTGCGCCAGATCGTCATTGTCTCCAGCGGGATGCAGGCGGAAGGAAGCTCGGTCGATATTGTACCGCCGGCCCAGACGATCAAAATGGCAGTCATTGTCATCGCTACTGTGCCGATGCTGGCCGCTTATCCTTTTGTGCAGAAGCATTTCACCAAAGGCGCCCTGCTCGGAGCAGTCAAAGGCTGA
- a CDS encoding ABC transporter permease, with protein sequence MILPGLLYFIIFKYLPMGGLIIAFQNYQPFQGITGSEWVGLKHFIRLFTEPTFMQLLRNTLILFAMNIVIFFPLPIIVALMLNELKGRYLKNWIQTIIYIPHFMSWVIIVSITYVFLTVDGGVINELIASLGGTKISFLTSSEWLRTIYILQIIWKELGWSTIIYLAAITVVDPQLYEASEMDGASRLRKTWHVTLPAIRPVIITLLILKIGSTLDLGFEHMYLLLNSLNRSVAEIFDTYIYTAGLKNGQLSFSTTIGLFKGVVGLILVMLSNKLAKRMGEDGVY encoded by the coding sequence ATGATCCTGCCCGGGCTGCTGTATTTCATCATCTTCAAATATTTGCCCATGGGCGGGCTGATCATTGCGTTCCAGAATTATCAGCCGTTCCAGGGAATTACCGGGAGTGAGTGGGTCGGTCTGAAGCATTTCATCCGGTTATTTACGGAGCCTACGTTCATGCAGCTGCTGCGCAATACCCTGATTCTGTTTGCCATGAACATTGTGATCTTCTTCCCTCTGCCGATTATTGTAGCCTTGATGCTGAACGAGTTGAAGGGACGCTATCTCAAGAACTGGATTCAGACGATTATCTACATCCCGCACTTCATGTCCTGGGTCATCATTGTCTCTATTACGTATGTGTTCCTGACGGTGGATGGCGGGGTCATCAATGAGCTGATCGCAAGTCTCGGCGGCACCAAAATCAGCTTCCTCACCTCCTCCGAGTGGCTGCGGACGATCTATATCCTGCAGATTATCTGGAAGGAGCTTGGGTGGTCGACCATTATCTATCTGGCAGCCATTACTGTAGTGGACCCGCAGCTCTATGAAGCCTCCGAGATGGACGGGGCAAGCCGTCTGCGCAAGACCTGGCATGTTACACTGCCGGCGATCCGTCCCGTGATTATTACCCTGCTGATTCTCAAAATTGGCAGCACGCTGGATCTCGGCTTCGAACATATGTATCTGCTGCTGAATTCGCTGAACCGCAGTGTCGCTGAGATTTTCGATACCTATATCTATACGGCGGGCCTCAAGAACGGGCAATTAAGCTTCAGCACCACGATAGGCTTGTTCAAGGGCGTTGTCGGGTTAATTCTCGTGATGCTCTCTAACAAGCTGGCTAAAAGAATGGGCGAAGACGGCGTGTATTAA
- a CDS encoding extracellular solute-binding protein: MNKRWVTLIAIATMATTMLSACGGDKEEKKNAAPEDLNSKLEVSWLNILHTASPPTDTIKSLLEEYTNSKITFNWVPDASKEERITTALASGELADIVTLTMMTNSSVRSSLKSGLFWDVGPYLSEFSNLAKIAPELKEAASIEGVLYGVPFQKNLARSGLIFRKDWLDKLGLPVPKTLDEVYEVARAFTEDDPDGNGVKDTTGFGDRSELKYSSFKTLSSYFGTPNGWKVDDSGKFIPEFDTQEYIDTMNYSRKLYENGYLAQDFAVTAKTDQQQQFAQGKTGIYTGMVDITSLRTLAQDLQPGMELVPVNKISNGDGQYHIWSEGSGIGGLMAFPKSEVKTEAELKRLLKFVNDLIDEKAFMLMTGGIEGTHYEYDENGAFKILNTELWQADVQPFSSSRPSEIAYTLKDANPEKQLANELIRENDKFAVLDPTVPLDSATNNEQGTELQKIITDATFKYIMGQSDEAAFKKAVQTWKDSGGTKITEEYEAAYKLTQK; the protein is encoded by the coding sequence ATGAACAAAAGATGGGTCACGCTAATTGCAATCGCTACAATGGCTACCACTATGCTCTCGGCATGCGGCGGAGACAAGGAAGAGAAGAAGAATGCCGCACCAGAGGATCTGAACTCGAAGCTGGAAGTAAGCTGGCTGAATATTCTGCACACAGCTTCGCCGCCGACCGATACGATCAAATCGCTGCTTGAGGAATATACCAACAGTAAAATCACCTTCAACTGGGTACCTGATGCTTCCAAGGAAGAGCGGATCACTACGGCGCTGGCCTCGGGGGAGCTTGCAGACATTGTCACCCTGACCATGATGACGAATTCATCGGTTAGAAGCTCACTGAAATCAGGGCTGTTCTGGGATGTGGGCCCTTATCTCTCAGAGTTCAGTAATCTGGCGAAGATTGCTCCTGAGCTGAAGGAAGCGGCTTCGATTGAAGGCGTACTGTACGGCGTTCCTTTTCAGAAGAATCTGGCGCGTTCCGGTCTGATCTTCCGCAAGGACTGGCTGGATAAGCTGGGTCTGCCGGTTCCGAAGACGCTGGATGAGGTGTATGAAGTGGCCAGAGCCTTCACAGAGGATGACCCGGATGGCAACGGTGTGAAGGACACGACAGGCTTCGGGGACAGATCAGAGCTGAAATACAGCAGCTTCAAAACACTAAGCTCTTATTTCGGCACGCCGAATGGCTGGAAGGTGGATGATAGCGGCAAGTTTATCCCTGAATTCGATACCCAAGAGTATATCGACACGATGAATTACTCCAGAAAGCTCTACGAGAACGGATACCTGGCGCAGGACTTCGCAGTCACAGCCAAGACGGACCAGCAGCAGCAATTCGCGCAAGGGAAGACCGGGATTTATACCGGTATGGTGGACATCACCAGTCTGAGAACACTGGCCCAGGATCTGCAGCCGGGCATGGAGCTGGTGCCGGTGAACAAGATCTCCAATGGAGATGGACAGTATCATATCTGGTCCGAGGGCAGCGGGATCGGCGGATTGATGGCTTTTCCGAAATCAGAGGTGAAGACCGAAGCAGAGCTCAAGCGGCTGCTGAAGTTCGTCAATGACCTGATCGATGAGAAGGCGTTCATGCTTATGACCGGCGGGATCGAAGGCACCCATTATGAATATGATGAGAACGGCGCCTTCAAGATTCTGAACACCGAGCTGTGGCAGGCGGATGTGCAGCCTTTCTCCTCCAGCAGACCTAGTGAGATCGCCTATACGCTTAAGGATGCGAATCCTGAGAAGCAGCTGGCCAATGAGCTGATCCGCGAGAATGACAAGTTCGCCGTGCTTGATCCAACCGTTCCGCTGGATTCGGCAACCAATAATGAGCAGGGAACGGAATTGCAAAAGATCATCACAGATGCTACCTTCAAATATATCATGGGCCAATCGGATGAGGCGGCCTTCAAGAAAGCCGTGCAGACCTGGAAGGATTCGGGCGGAACCAAGATCACCGAAGAATACGAGGCTGCATACAAACTGACACAGAAATAA
- a CDS encoding pectinesterase family protein, protein MLVGKEGFCDYSTIQAAVDALERLDPDIEATLYIMPGVYKEEVRVYRSCLRIIGIGQVEITMNRYARELDEQGEEIGTFATPTLFLGGRKLVLENLTVSNTAGQGSEVGQAVAVYAHCDETVFRNCTFKGHQDTLFTGPLPPAPRERMLFGGVPLREHHAQYRQLYQHCYIEGTVDYIFGGAAAYFEHCTLHSLRNSGGHAGYITAASTPEGQAYGYVFNQCYLSAEPGTAPVFLGRPWREHAKTAFVDCRMGQHIHPQGWDNWGEPGGEQTVRYAEYTSEGTAAILRQQRVPWAELHGSGAARVRREDVLAGFLTSGGEVI, encoded by the coding sequence ATGCTGGTGGGCAAAGAGGGCTTTTGCGATTACTCTACCATTCAGGCAGCAGTTGATGCCCTGGAACGGCTGGACCCGGACATAGAGGCCACGCTCTACATTATGCCGGGAGTGTACAAGGAAGAGGTGCGGGTCTACCGCTCCTGTCTCCGTATCATCGGCATCGGACAAGTGGAGATCACGATGAACCGCTATGCCCGGGAGCTGGATGAGCAGGGGGAGGAGATCGGGACCTTTGCGACTCCCACCCTGTTCCTTGGCGGCCGGAAGCTGGTCCTGGAGAATCTGACCGTCTCCAATACAGCGGGACAAGGCAGTGAGGTAGGGCAGGCAGTGGCGGTGTACGCCCATTGTGATGAGACGGTATTCCGGAATTGTACATTCAAGGGCCATCAGGACACGCTGTTCACCGGCCCGCTGCCGCCGGCTCCCAGAGAGCGTATGCTGTTCGGCGGCGTTCCGCTGCGGGAACATCATGCACAGTACCGCCAGTTGTACCAGCACTGTTACATTGAGGGAACGGTAGATTATATCTTTGGCGGAGCAGCGGCCTACTTCGAGCATTGCACGCTGCACAGCCTGCGGAATAGCGGAGGCCATGCAGGCTACATCACGGCTGCCTCCACTCCTGAAGGGCAGGCCTACGGCTACGTGTTCAATCAATGTTATCTGAGTGCTGAGCCGGGAACAGCGCCGGTATTCCTGGGCCGGCCATGGCGGGAGCATGCGAAGACAGCCTTTGTGGACTGCAGGATGGGCCAGCATATCCACCCCCAAGGCTGGGATAACTGGGGCGAGCCTGGGGGTGAGCAGACGGTCAGGTATGCGGAGTACACTTCTGAAGGAACTGCGGCGATTCTGCGGCAGCAGCGTGTGCCTTGGGCTGAGCTGCATGGAAGCGGCGCAGCGCGGGTCCGCAGGGAGGATGTACTGGCCGGGTTCCTGACGTCAGGAGGAGAAGTAATATAG
- a CDS encoding YxcD family protein, which produces MGVTLLSMDEIINAICLHMAERKAVRVEEVQVELSWDEDTGYTAEVWIQGRSQYLVESNMIESILRYVHSEYGIRAYREDVRLELDEEITAVVNT; this is translated from the coding sequence ATGGGTGTTACCCTTCTTAGTATGGACGAGATTATCAATGCGATCTGCCTGCATATGGCGGAACGCAAGGCTGTACGGGTGGAGGAAGTCCAGGTGGAACTCAGCTGGGACGAGGACACCGGCTACACCGCAGAGGTCTGGATACAGGGAAGAAGCCAGTATCTGGTGGAGTCCAACATGATTGAGTCCATTCTTCGCTACGTACACAGCGAATACGGCATCCGTGCCTACCGTGAAGATGTACGGCTGGAGCTGGATGAAGAGATTACAGCGGTTGTGAACACGTAA
- a CDS encoding beta-class carbonic anhydrase, whose amino-acid sequence MSQVTDILEFNKHFVEEKAYESYLTSRFPDKKMLIITCMDTRLVELLPKAMNFKNGDVKIIKNAGAIISQPFGSVMRSVMVALYELDADEVIVVGHYECGMASLNADHMINSIKERGVSEEVLSTLENSGIKLTKWLRGFDNVEEGVIQTVELIKRHPLLPPNVPIHGMIIDPATGALELVSDGYAD is encoded by the coding sequence ATGAGTCAGGTTACAGACATTTTAGAGTTCAACAAGCATTTTGTAGAGGAAAAAGCATATGAGAGCTATCTGACCAGCCGCTTCCCGGATAAAAAAATGCTGATCATCACCTGTATGGACACACGGCTTGTTGAGCTTCTGCCCAAAGCAATGAATTTCAAGAACGGTGATGTCAAAATCATCAAAAATGCCGGAGCCATAATCTCCCAGCCGTTCGGGAGCGTCATGCGCAGCGTAATGGTTGCGCTATACGAACTGGACGCGGACGAAGTGATTGTCGTCGGCCATTATGAATGCGGCATGGCTTCCCTGAATGCTGACCATATGATTAACTCCATCAAGGAACGCGGCGTGTCCGAGGAAGTACTCAGTACCCTGGAGAATTCAGGGATTAAGCTGACCAAATGGCTGCGCGGGTTTGACAACGTCGAGGAAGGGGTAATTCAGACTGTGGAGCTGATTAAGCGCCATCCCTTACTCCCCCCAAACGTACCTATTCACGGCATGATCATCGATCCGGCTACCGGAGCGCTTGAGCTTGTCTCGGACGGATACGCGGACTAA